The genomic window TAGGTTTCTACGTTTCCTTGGTTGGTGGTTTGGATCTTCGAGTCAGGAGAAATCCAGTTGACGCGCCCTTGCACCACACCATAATCTTGGAAAGGATAAGCATCAAACTTGATTTTAACTGGCATTCCCACCTTCAAGAACCCGCTTTGTTGGCTGGGCATTTGGGCTTTGAGAATTAAAGGTGTATTTTGTGGTGCGATTTGAGCTACTATCTGTCCTGGTTCGACTACGGGGCCTGGTTTTTCTACAGGCAACTCAAAAATTACACCATCAATAGGCGATCGCACTATTCTTTGTTGTAGTTGTAGCTTAAATGATGCAATCTGGCTCTTGGTCTGCGCTATTTCAGATTGCAAGTTAGTGATTTGGCTTTGGAGGTCTTTGAGCTGTTCTTGGCTTTTAAGGACTGCCAATTTACCCGCTTGGACAACCCCTTGATAACTACTTAGCTGCTCTTGCAGACGTAGTTGTGCTTGCTGAATTTCTGCTTGAATTTGACTAATAGTTGCTTGGTAGCGATTTACTTCTTCTCTTAAACGCAACTTTGCTTGCGTAATCTCTGCATGAGCTTGCAGCAGAGAGCGTTTGCTATCTTCAGCAGAGTTTTCTAGTTCGACAATTTTAATTTGTGCGATCGCACCTTGTTTTAACAGATTATGATAGCGTGCAACTTCCCTTAAATCTCGCTGCAAACGCCTTTGAGCCAAATTCTGGAGAACCTGAGTGGAATTAATTCTCTCCCTAGCCTGTTCTACCAGAGCTTGTTTTTCCAGTTTTTGTAAGTGATAGGTACTTTTTTTACCATCTAAGTGCTGCTGGGCTTGATTCACTTGTGCCATTTTTTCCAAGGCTTGGGCTTGGTTTTGCTGTTCTTGGATATTAATGGCTAGCATCAATTGGTTTTTCAGTAATTCCTGCTGCGCTTGCCGATTAGTTAATCCTTCTAACCTAGTTTCGGCTTGTTCTAGTTCCTTTTGTAAAACCTCAGCATCTAATTCTAATAAAACTTGTCCAGCCTGAACCGTCGCCCCTTCTTCCACGTTGACAGTTTTCACCTTACCAGCGACGGCAATACCTAGTTTCTGCGTTGCACCCTTGGGTTCTAAACGCCCTCTGGCTGTTCCTGTTTCATCAACTTTGCTCAAAGATGCCCAAGGGATAAGAATCACAGCAAAGCTAATCAAGAGATAAAGCGTGGAACGAGTCCAGCGTTTGGGTAAGGCATCGAGTAATTCCTCAGTACCATAAAACCAATCATTATTCTCTTTTATCCCTTGATTTTGGTCATTAACAATAGAACGAGATTCTTCAACACGTTGCAGATCATCTGGCTGTGATTTGACTAGCACAGATGATGAATTGTGGGATATGTGTGGCATAAATTACTCTGAAGGGAGACTGGGGACTGGGGACTAGGGACTGGGGAACTCGGGGCCCCCTCTGGGGATAAGGGGCAATGGGGATTGGGGAATAGAAAGGAAGAAGAACTATTACCCAATGCCCGATATCCCATACCCTTTTTGCTCCATGCCCATTTTCTTAAGAATTTCCCAGTAATATCCAAGGCAACAAATTCTTAATTACGAATTACGAATTACGAATTACGAATTACGAATTACGAATTACTTGCCAGTTGCTGTTGGTTCAGGTAAAAGTAATGGCCTTTTCGTGTGATTAATTGATCGTGAGTACCGCTTTCGACTAATAAGCCACGATCTAAGACTAAAATTAAATCAGCATGACGCACGGTAGACAGACGGTGGGCAATAATTACACTGGTGCGTCCTTGAAGGATAGTTTTCAGGTTATTTTGAATCAGACGTTCCGATTCGGAATCAAGGTGACTGGTTGCTTCATCTAAAAGCAATAAGCGGGGATCACCTACCAAAGCACGAGCTATGGCTAGGCGTTGCCGTTGTCCGCCAGATAACATACCGCCACCTTCGCCAATTTGGGCTTCATAACCCATTGGCAATCGTTGTATAAAGTCATCAGCCCCGGCTAATCGCGCCGCCGTTATCACTTGTTCTAAGGTAGCTTCGGGGTGAGCAATGCTGATATTTTCGCGGATTGTACCGCCGAATAAAAAGGTGTCTTGGTCCACTACACCAATTTGAGAACGGAGCGATCGCAGGGCTATACTAGTCACATCGTTACTATCAATCAACACTTTGCCATCTGTCGGCAGATATAGCCCTAAAATTAATTTAAACAATGTGGTTTTACCAGAACCGCTACGCCCTACGACAGCAACGGTTTGCTCTGGTTTAATTTCAAAGCTGAGATTTTCTAGGACATTAATATCACTCTCTGGATGATAGCGGAAGGTGACATTTTCAAAGCGGATACTACCAGTTAACCGAGTTAAAAATTGCCGGGGGTGATGTTGTAAGTCTTCTTCTGGTTCGGCTTCGAGAATATCATTGATGCGTTCTGTAGAAATTGTCACCTCTTGTAATTGATTCCACAGCACGACTAGACGCTGAAAGGGTCGAATAATGTTACCCAACAGCATATTAAAGGCAACTAACTGACCAATGGTGAGTTGATTTTGAATCACCAACCACGCCCCCAACCACAATAAGCTGGTAGTGACTAGGGTTTCAATTGCGGAACTAAAAATCTGTAACTGGTTACTGATAATCTGCCCAGCAAAGGTCTTTCTAATCACATTATTCAGCAGTTCTTCCCAATGCCAACGCACACTCTGCTCAATCGCCATCGAACGAATTGAGCGAATCCCACTCAGGGATTGAATTAGATAACTATTTTCGTTGGCGGTAGCACTAAAAACTTCCCGGCTAATGCGGCGTAAAAACGGTGTAGCAACAAGTGCTAATAATACAAACGGCGGCACGATCGCTAAACTGACCATTGCCATAGACGCACTATACCAAAACATCAGCCCCACGTAAACGAACACCGTCAGTAAATCCAAAATAATGGAGAGGGCTTCCCCAGTCAAAAAACGCTGGATTTTTTGGTTTTCTTGGACGCGGGAGACGATATCTCCCACATAACGCGATTCAAAAAACGCTAGGGGTAAACGGAAGGTATGTTTAATAAAACCTACCAACAGTGACACACTAATGCGGTTGGCTGTATGGTCTAGTAAATATTGCCTGAGTCCATTAACTGCGACGCGGAATAAGCCAAAAATCATCAACCCTAAACCCACGGCGTTTAAAGTCAACGTACTACCCTGGACAATGACTCTATCTAATAACAACTGGGTAAATAACGGCGTAATCAGTCCCAAAAACTGAATTAATACCGAAGCCCCAAATACTTCTAGCAGCACTCTGGAGTGAGGTCTGACTAACTCAAACATCTGCCAGAATGGGGTACTGGTTTCTTGAGCCTCTTGTAGTTGGGTAGTGGGTTGCAATAACAAAGCGTAGCCAGTCCAGCCTGCTTTAAAGTCTGCCAGAGTGAGGCTACGTTGCCCAATAGCTGGGTCACAAACAATAACGTGTTTTTTGGTAACTTCGTAAACTACGATGTAGTGCTTATTTTCCCAATGGGCGATCGCAGGTAAGGTTTGTTGTGCTAACTTATCCAAACTGGCTTTCACTGGACGGGTAGTAAAACCTATTGTCTCTGCGGCTGTGGTTAAACCTTTGAGGGATGCACCATTGCGGCTAACATTGGCTAAATCCCGAATGCGATTCACGCTTAAGTTTTTACCCCAGTAGCGGCTAACCATGACTAAACAAGCTGCACCACAGTCAGCTGCACTTTGTTGTTCAAATAATGGATAGCGTTTGGTAATCCTTCCCCACCAATGTCCTACCCTCACTTTCGGGCTGGGAAAATATGCACGGCGAAATTTGGGTTTTTCTGAAGGGGGGGGTTGTAGAGATGCGATATATCGCGTCTCTACAACCGGGGATGGGGAGGGGTTACTTTCAATACTAACACTAGATTCTGGAAATTCTCTTAACTGCGGCCAGTATTCTAGTGCTATTTGCCAATTGGTATTTTTGAGAACATACACAATTGCTGATTGTGTGGTGACTTGCCAATTACCTACATTTGCAGATGTGGTGATTGTTCCCGGTGTAAATCTGCGTCCTTGGGTATCGGTTAATTCTCCTCGCAGCCAAAGCCAGAGTTTAGTATCTTGCAAAAGCGACTGGGGAAGTGAACCACTAGCTAAAGTCTGACGTTCAAATAAAAACAATGCTCTCAAGGCATCTTCGATAGAAGTATTTTCAGGCAGTAAGGTATTTTGGTTACAGAAAACCAATAAATCCCAAGTTTCTGCCCGTTTTTTTAGGCGATCGTTAATGCTAGGATGTTCACTGATCAGTCCTTGTAATCTAGATTGCGGCAGATAAGCAAGTTTTAAATTAACAGAAGCCCTAGCAACATAAGGACTAAATTCTTCTTCGGGAAATAAACTCAGTTCACCAAAAGACGCTCCTGTTGAGAGGGTAGTGATCAAGTTCAAAGAACTATCTAGTAATCTTACTTTACCTCCAAGGATGATGTAAATTCCCGCCGATGCTGTAGCAGCTTGCCAAAACTGTTTAGCAATTGGCGGTTCAATAATTTCCAATCCTTGGATACACTTAGCAAGTTCATTTTCTGTCAACGACTCACCCAAGGTTTGAGTAAGTTGTTGCGCTAAATATTGCTGAGAAAAACCTGACGACATGGGGAATTAACAATTCAAGATTCAAAATAATGTATGAGATGCAAACCAGCTAAAAAATAAAAAATCGGGGATTGGGTATTGGGCAATAGTCATGATTTTTATACTCTGATTTCCTACTGCCTATTCCCCATTCCCTATTCTCTACTCCCTTCTAATTACTGCTTTGCATCAAATTAAATGACCAGTTCAGAGGCGATTCAGATTGAGATTTTAAATCAGAAATGGTAATATTATTGTCTGAGTCTGTCTCGGTAACTTGAGGACGGTTATTTTTAGGTTTCGTAGAAAGTCCCATTTGTTTTAACAGGCGATTGATATGGCGATCGCTAATAGAAATTCCCAGTTCTGATGCTAAATGTTTACTTAACCATTGTGCTGTCCAATGGGTAAAAGCATAACCATAATCACGAGGACTATTACTCACTAATTCCTTCAATCTATCCATATATTGGTTATTCACAATTTTGGGTCTACCTATCGGCCGCTCATTCCATTTGTGTGCTAAACCTGCTTCAGCTATGCCAATCCAATAACGCGCCATTTCTTGAGAACAGCCCAATTTCTCACAGATTTGACTTTGTGATGTCCCCATGTCAGCCAGTAACATAATTTCAATGCGTTTGCGATATTCTGGCTGCAAATTGGTTTGTAAATGCTTAAGTAAAGCTTTCCGTTGAAAGGGAGTTAAAAACTTGCTTTCGTGCAAGTCATAACCTTCAATAAATTGCTCTTGATGAAAATATTCAGACATAATTATTACCAGGTAATGTCTAATGTATGTTTAGGTCAAAGTTTCAAATTCATCAGGTTTAGTGGGCTATTTTAAGTTTTTAACCTGCATAGGAACAGCTACTGCTAAATATTGCAAGGTATTAGCCTCTGACTAGCACAATATGAAAGAAATACTCAGCTTCCCTCTTCACTGTCATCTATGACCTGTGTTTCTTTGAAGTTTATGTGATGACAAGTGTTTACCCTCTTTTTATTTCATGAATTAGGGGGTTATTTGCAAGTATTCAAGATTCAAAAGCCTCAAAAACGCAATATCAAGTTCATGATAAAACTGCGTTGTTAAGTAACTCCCAATCAATTCTCATTTCGGAATCATTATGGCTGAGAATATGATCATTGAGTAAATAAAAGTCAGTCAACCTGATCAAATATGCTGCAAGCATACTTATCTTTTTCCCCGATAAACAGCAGTATCTGGTAAAACACCTCAAAAATTCACCTCAATTACTTGATAAATTTTCCTGAACAATGGTGTCATGTTGGTATTGATTTCAACCAAAATAATTGGTTGCTAATTTCAGGAAATCTATCTCAAGTTTGATGATAATTTTGTTGTCAGGATGTTGCTAAAACCTGGAATGTAGGTAAAAACTCTATGAGTAAATATTTAAGTTGTTGAGATTACGAGTACCACTCAGAAAAATATGTAGTTAGATGTCAATGCAAGTACAGGTTACTGACATCAACCTAACACAACACTGGCTATTGTTTCATTAGCAGACTATGAGTAATCTGCTATTCACCTGGCAAACATTAACGGAAAAGTGACAGTCTCTGAATTTAGTTATTTAACCTACTACTATTTTTTTAGAAATTTTCTGAAGGCTAGTCAATAGTTTTTATCTGAAAAAAGTAAAGTTCATCAAATCTTTATTAAAATTTTACCAA from Nostoc sp. UHCC 0870 includes these protein-coding regions:
- a CDS encoding HlyD family efflux transporter periplasmic adaptor subunit, which codes for MPHISHNSSSVLVKSQPDDLQRVEESRSIVNDQNQGIKENNDWFYGTEELLDALPKRWTRSTLYLLISFAVILIPWASLSKVDETGTARGRLEPKGATQKLGIAVAGKVKTVNVEEGATVQAGQVLLELDAEVLQKELEQAETRLEGLTNRQAQQELLKNQLMLAINIQEQQNQAQALEKMAQVNQAQQHLDGKKSTYHLQKLEKQALVEQARERINSTQVLQNLAQRRLQRDLREVARYHNLLKQGAIAQIKIVELENSAEDSKRSLLQAHAEITQAKLRLREEVNRYQATISQIQAEIQQAQLRLQEQLSSYQGVVQAGKLAVLKSQEQLKDLQSQITNLQSEIAQTKSQIASFKLQLQQRIVRSPIDGVIFELPVEKPGPVVEPGQIVAQIAPQNTPLILKAQMPSQQSGFLKVGMPVKIKFDAYPFQDYGVVQGRVNWISPDSKIQTTNQGNVETYEMNITIDQPYIQAGNKRIFLTPGQTASAEVIIRQRRVIDFVLDPFKKLQKGGLEL
- a CDS encoding peptidase domain-containing ABC transporter encodes the protein MSSGFSQQYLAQQLTQTLGESLTENELAKCIQGLEIIEPPIAKQFWQAATASAGIYIILGGKVRLLDSSLNLITTLSTGASFGELSLFPEEEFSPYVARASVNLKLAYLPQSRLQGLISEHPSINDRLKKRAETWDLLVFCNQNTLLPENTSIEDALRALFLFERQTLASGSLPQSLLQDTKLWLWLRGELTDTQGRRFTPGTITTSANVGNWQVTTQSAIVYVLKNTNWQIALEYWPQLREFPESSVSIESNPSPSPVVETRYIASLQPPPSEKPKFRRAYFPSPKVRVGHWWGRITKRYPLFEQQSAADCGAACLVMVSRYWGKNLSVNRIRDLANVSRNGASLKGLTTAAETIGFTTRPVKASLDKLAQQTLPAIAHWENKHYIVVYEVTKKHVIVCDPAIGQRSLTLADFKAGWTGYALLLQPTTQLQEAQETSTPFWQMFELVRPHSRVLLEVFGASVLIQFLGLITPLFTQLLLDRVIVQGSTLTLNAVGLGLMIFGLFRVAVNGLRQYLLDHTANRISVSLLVGFIKHTFRLPLAFFESRYVGDIVSRVQENQKIQRFLTGEALSIILDLLTVFVYVGLMFWYSASMAMVSLAIVPPFVLLALVATPFLRRISREVFSATANENSYLIQSLSGIRSIRSMAIEQSVRWHWEELLNNVIRKTFAGQIISNQLQIFSSAIETLVTTSLLWLGAWLVIQNQLTIGQLVAFNMLLGNIIRPFQRLVVLWNQLQEVTISTERINDILEAEPEEDLQHHPRQFLTRLTGSIRFENVTFRYHPESDINVLENLSFEIKPEQTVAVVGRSGSGKTTLFKLILGLYLPTDGKVLIDSNDVTSIALRSLRSQIGVVDQDTFLFGGTIRENISIAHPEATLEQVITAARLAGADDFIQRLPMGYEAQIGEGGGMLSGGQRQRLAIARALVGDPRLLLLDEATSHLDSESERLIQNNLKTILQGRTSVIIAHRLSTVRHADLILVLDRGLLVESGTHDQLITRKGHYFYLNQQQLASNS
- a CDS encoding helix-turn-helix domain-containing protein; the protein is MSEYFHQEQFIEGYDLHESKFLTPFQRKALLKHLQTNLQPEYRKRIEIMLLADMGTSQSQICEKLGCSQEMARYWIGIAEAGLAHKWNERPIGRPKIVNNQYMDRLKELVSNSPRDYGYAFTHWTAQWLSKHLASELGISISDRHINRLLKQMGLSTKPKNNRPQVTETDSDNNITISDLKSQSESPLNWSFNLMQSSN